From Amycolatopsis sp. WQ 127309:
GGCACCGAGCACATCCTGCTGGCGCTGCTGGAGCAGGGCGAAGGCGTCGGCTTCCAGGTGCTCGACGGCCTGGGGATCAAGAAGGACAAGGCGGAGGCGAAGATCGTCGCGGTCCTGACGGAGATCCTCGCCGCGCGAGGCCAGTGAAGCTGCTCTTGCTGGCCGCGCTGCTAGCGCTGGCCTTGGTGACGCTGCTCTGATCGGGATGGACCAGGGGGTCTTCCCGCTCAGGCACCCCGGAAAGCCGTGAAGGCCTCCTTACCGGCCATAAGAGCCGGTAAGGAGGCCTTCACGGCTTTGAACTCAGGCGTCGGACTCCGGGCGGCCGTCCTCGGCCCACGCGGTGTGGAACGAGCCGTCGCGGTCGACGCGGCGGTACGTGTGCGCCCCGAAGAAGTCGCGCTGGCCCTGCACCAGGGCCGCCGGGAGGCGGTCGGCGCGCAGGCCGTCGTAGTACGCCAGCGCCGTCGAGAAGCCCGGCGTCGGGATGCCCAGCTTGACCGCCGTCGAGATCACCGAACGCCACGAGTCCTGCGCGTCCTCGACGGCCTTGCGGAAGCCGCCCGAGGTGAGCAGGGTCGGCAGGCCCGGCTCTTCGGCGTAGGCCGCGGTGATGTCGTTGAGGAACTTCGCGCGGATGATGCAGCCGCCGCGCCAGATCGAGGCGACCTTGCCGAGGTCGATGTCCCAGCCGTACTCGGTCGCGCCGGCCTGGATCTGGTTGAAGCCCTGCGCGTACGCGACGACCTTCGACGCGTACAGCGCCTGCTCGACGTCGTCGGCGAAGCGCTCCAGCGACGAGCCGGTCAGCGGCGAGCGCGCCGGGCCGCCCAGGCCGCGAGCGGCCGAACGCAGCGACGTCGAGCCGGACAGCGAACGCGCGAAGACGGCTTCGGCGATGCCCGAGATCGGGACGCCGAGGTCGAGGCCGATCTGCACGGTCCAGCGGCCGGTGCCCTTCTGCTCGGCGGCGTCCGCGACGACGTCGACGAACGGCTTGCCGGACGACTTGTCGACGTGCGCCAGCACCTGGGCGGTGATCTCGATCAGGTACGAGTCGAGCCGGCCGGTGTTCCAGGTCCGGAACACGTCGGCGATCTCCGCGGGGGAGTAGCCGCCCGCGCCGCGCAGCAGGTCGAACGACTCCGCGATCAGCTGCATGTCGGCGTACTCGATGCCGTTGTGCACCATCTTCACGAAGTGGCCGGCGCCGTCGGCGCCGATGTGCGTGCAGCACGGCTCGCCGTCGACCTTCGCCGAGATGTCCTCGAACAGCGGGCCGAGGGACTCGTAGGACTCCTTCGAGCCGCCGGGCATGATGCTCGGCCCGTGCAGCGCGCCTTCCTCGCCGCCGGAGACGCCGCTGCCGACGAAGTGCAGCCCGCGCTCGCGCAGGGCCTTCTCACGACGTCGGGTGTCGGCGAAGTGCGCGTTGCCGGCGTCGATGATCACGTCGCCGTCTTCCAGCAGCGGCGCGAACTCGTCGATGACGGCGTCGGTCGGGCCGCCCGCCTTGACCATGATCACGACCTGCCGGGGCCGCTCCAGCGCGTCGACGAACTCCTGCGCGGAGTACGCCGGGATGAAGTCGCCTTCGTCGCCGAACTGGTCCACCAGCGTGCGGGTCCGCTCCTCGGACCGGTTGTGCAGGGCCACCGTGTGGCCGTGCCGCGCCAGGTTCCGGGCCAGGTTGCGGCCCATGACCGCCAGGCCGGTGACCCCGATGCTCGCCTTCTTGCTCATCCGCATCCTTCCGAAGACTCTCTCGATTCAGACCCTAGTCCGATCGACGCCTCAAGGGAGGTCACGGCGATGGGGGCCACTCAGTTCAGGAAAAACACCGGATCGGCTCGCCGTTGAACGCGACCATGTCCATCACGGCCGCGACCAGGTCGATCTGCGCGCCCCACTCGGCGCCGTCCAGCTCGGCGTACGCCCGGTGCAGGTTGCCCGGCAGCCGCTCCTGCTCGGTCAGGCCCGCGAACTCGCCGAGGTCGGTGTCCTTGGCCAGCTCCAGCGGCCCCAGCCCGGCGGCCTTCCCGCGCTCCGCCGTCCGCTGGACGAAGGCCAGGTAGCCGTCCACTGTGTCCACGACGTCCAGGCCGCACGCGGGGCCGTGGCCGGGCAGGATCACTTCGGGTTCCAGCTCCCGGATGACGTCGAGGGCCTTGCGCCAGCCGGCCACCGAGCCCATCAGCGCGAACGGGCTGCCGCCGTTGAACACCAGGTCACCGGCGTAGAGGACACGCTGCTCGGGCAGCCAGACGAGCACGTCGTTGGTCGTGTGGGCCGCGTGGCCGGGGTGGATCAGCTCGATCGTGACGTCGCCGGCGTGCACGGTCAGCCGGTCGTCGAAGACGACCTCGGGCGGGCGCGACCGCAGCTCGCCCCAGTCGCTGCCGGTGAAGATGCCGTCGAACGTCTGGATGCCCTCGGCGACCATCAGCTCGCGGGTCTTGCGGTGCCCGATGATCGTGGCGCCCTCGACCAGGTAGTTGCCGTTGGTGTGGTCGCCGTGGTGGTGGGTGTTCACCAGCGTCGTCACCGGGCGGCCGGTGGCGCCCTCGACGGCGGCGAGCAGCGCGCGCGTGCGGCGTTCGGTCGAGCAGGTGTCGATCAGCACGGTGTGGTCACCGGCTGCGACGAACCCGCAGTTGTTGATGTACCAGGAGCCGTCCGGCTGGACGTACCCGTGGACCTGGTCGGCCAGCCGGGTGACGGCGGCAGCGGCGGGAGAACGATCGGTCACGCGCACCAGTCTGCCCGAGAACCGGCTCCGCCGGTTGGCGGAATAATTCGTAATTTCGCTGGTCCAGGCGAGTGACAACCCAGGTGGCTGGCGTTCCGCGACATTTCCTGGAACGCTGCGCGATGTCATCATCGAGATCCGCAGGGCAAGCACTAACCTGGGTGAGTTCGATAGTTCGCGTGTGATGACGGCTCCGGATACGGGCTGTCATCGCTTGATAGTGGTCCGGGAGAGCAGGGCGATGGCCAGCACCGTCACCTCGCGCCGGAAGCAGCTCGGGAACGAGCTCCGGCACGCCCGCACCGCGGCGCGGATGACACAGCAGCAGGTCGCCGAGGTTCTCGGCTGCACCCAGGGCAAGGTCAACAAGATCGAGTCCGGTGCCGTCGGGGTCAAGCTCGGGGATGTGCGATCGATGCTGAACGCGTTCGGGATCAACGGCGAAGAGGCCGACACGCTGATGAACCTGGCGCGCGCGGCCGCCGGGCAGCGCGGCCACTGGTCCGGCTACCGCTCCGTGGTGCCGCACTGGTTCCGCACCTTCACGGACCTGGAACCCGCCGCCGCGGAGATCCTCACCTGGCACGGCGAGCGCATCCCCGGCCCGCTGCAGTCCGAGCACTACATGCTCAAGCAGTTCACCGAGTTCGGCGCCACCGACGTGACGTCGCTGGTGCGCAACCGGCTCGACCGCAAAGCCGTGTTCGAACAGCAGCAGCCGCCGTACTACCGGTTCATCATCAGCGAAGGCGCGCTGCGCCGGGCGCCCGGCGGGTCCGCGCCCGCGGTGATGCTGGACCAGGTCGAGCACCTGCTCTCGCTCGAGCGGCACCCGCGGGTCTACGTCCACGTGCTGCCCTTCGGCGCGCGGCTGGCCGCGGTGCCCAACGACTTCACGATCATGCGCTTCCCGGACCGCACCCGGGACTTCGTCTACATCGAGCACTCCGCGGGCGGGCTGTACCTCGACGACGTCAAGGACTTCAACATCTTCGTCGACTCGTGGGACAGGCTGCGCGGAGCCGCGCTGGAGCGGCAGGAGACCCGGCAGTTCCTCAAGGAGCTCGCTGAGGGTTACCGCGCGCAGATGCAGCAGAGCCAATAGGGCGAACGGCCCCGCGAGGCGGCCAAGTGGTGAACAACTTTCGGTAGAGTGCTGCTGTTGCGCCCGAACCCACCACCGGCTGCGTCATCCGAAGGGGACATCGTGGACCCCGACTTCCTCCCCGACGCCGTCGACCTGGAACGGCCGAACGTGGCGAGGATCTACGACTGGGCGCTCGGCGGCACCGCCAACTGGGCGGTCGACCGGCAGTTCGGCGAGCTGGCCCTGCAGGCGTTCCCGCTGGCGCGCGCCCTCGCGCGGGGCAACCGCGACTTCCTCGGCCGCGCCGTCCGCTACTGCCTTTCCCAGGGCATCACGCAGTTCCTGGACCTCGGCTCCGGCATCCCGACCGCGGGCAACGTGCACGAGGTGGCCGACGACCACGTCGACGACAGCCGGTGCGTGTACGTCGACAACGAGCCGGTGGCCGTCGCGCACGGGCGGATCCTGCTGGAGGAGGCCGGTGACGTCGGCCGCCACGCCGTCCTGCACGCCGACCTGCGGGACGCGCAGGACGTCTGGGCGGCCGCGCTGGCCACCGGCGTGCTCGACCCGGACGAGCCGATCTGCCTGCTCAGCGTGGCCGTGCTGCACTTCCTGCCCGACGCCGGCGGCGTGCGCGAGGCGATCCGCGACTACCGGAAGCTGCTCGCGCCGGGATCGGCGTACGTGCTGTCGCA
This genomic window contains:
- a CDS encoding MBL fold metallo-hydrolase; this encodes MTDRSPAAAAVTRLADQVHGYVQPDGSWYINNCGFVAAGDHTVLIDTCSTERRTRALLAAVEGATGRPVTTLVNTHHHGDHTNGNYLVEGATIIGHRKTRELMVAEGIQTFDGIFTGSDWGELRSRPPEVVFDDRLTVHAGDVTIELIHPGHAAHTTNDVLVWLPEQRVLYAGDLVFNGGSPFALMGSVAGWRKALDVIRELEPEVILPGHGPACGLDVVDTVDGYLAFVQRTAERGKAAGLGPLELAKDTDLGEFAGLTEQERLPGNLHRAYAELDGAEWGAQIDLVAAVMDMVAFNGEPIRCFS
- a CDS encoding helix-turn-helix transcriptional regulator encodes the protein MASTVTSRRKQLGNELRHARTAARMTQQQVAEVLGCTQGKVNKIESGAVGVKLGDVRSMLNAFGINGEEADTLMNLARAAAGQRGHWSGYRSVVPHWFRTFTDLEPAAAEILTWHGERIPGPLQSEHYMLKQFTEFGATDVTSLVRNRLDRKAVFEQQQPPYYRFIISEGALRRAPGGSAPAVMLDQVEHLLSLERHPRVYVHVLPFGARLAAVPNDFTIMRFPDRTRDFVYIEHSAGGLYLDDVKDFNIFVDSWDRLRGAALERQETRQFLKELAEGYRAQMQQSQ
- a CDS encoding SAM-dependent methyltransferase, producing MDPDFLPDAVDLERPNVARIYDWALGGTANWAVDRQFGELALQAFPLARALARGNRDFLGRAVRYCLSQGITQFLDLGSGIPTAGNVHEVADDHVDDSRCVYVDNEPVAVAHGRILLEEAGDVGRHAVLHADLRDAQDVWAAALATGVLDPDEPICLLSVAVLHFLPDAGGVREAIRDYRKLLAPGSAYVLSHATESGVGGTELEQIRRLVKLSERSSSPAVSRSLDEIAAFFGTFDVVEPGIVPVGEWRPDPGAATVPLASVVGGVGRKPGGRNA
- the gndA gene encoding NADP-dependent phosphogluconate dehydrogenase, which produces MSKKASIGVTGLAVMGRNLARNLARHGHTVALHNRSEERTRTLVDQFGDEGDFIPAYSAQEFVDALERPRQVVIMVKAGGPTDAVIDEFAPLLEDGDVIIDAGNAHFADTRRREKALRERGLHFVGSGVSGGEEGALHGPSIMPGGSKESYESLGPLFEDISAKVDGEPCCTHIGADGAGHFVKMVHNGIEYADMQLIAESFDLLRGAGGYSPAEIADVFRTWNTGRLDSYLIEITAQVLAHVDKSSGKPFVDVVADAAEQKGTGRWTVQIGLDLGVPISGIAEAVFARSLSGSTSLRSAARGLGGPARSPLTGSSLERFADDVEQALYASKVVAYAQGFNQIQAGATEYGWDIDLGKVASIWRGGCIIRAKFLNDITAAYAEEPGLPTLLTSGGFRKAVEDAQDSWRSVISTAVKLGIPTPGFSTALAYYDGLRADRLPAALVQGQRDFFGAHTYRRVDRDGSFHTAWAEDGRPESDA